Proteins encoded in a region of the Gallalistipes aquisgranensis genome:
- a CDS encoding helix-turn-helix domain-containing protein encodes MERRLPDLDIPENFVTGLVGEDFPESVLGLYRYPCRLKAGIFAFCVEGTMDATINLNRYRIGKNAFITLSPGSVIQFHGSEGRLRVYFVGFSSEFMVNVSLIRSVSDFFPMVIEEPVLSLSEPVADLYTDYYRLLRKSFLLQHTRNPELLKCVLNSFVLGISEMYREYEGSGKTLTRGEELCKKFVQLAMKHYVSERNITFYAEKLRITPQHLSATVKKVTRKNATEIIARIVVMDAKAQLKSTDLTIQEISYSLNFPNVSFFGKYFKRHVGMSPNEYRKS; translated from the coding sequence ATGGAGAGAAGACTGCCCGATCTGGATATTCCCGAAAACTTCGTGACGGGGCTCGTGGGAGAGGATTTTCCCGAGTCCGTGCTCGGGCTTTACCGTTATCCCTGCCGGCTGAAGGCGGGTATCTTCGCTTTCTGTGTCGAGGGGACGATGGATGCGACGATCAATCTCAACCGTTACCGGATCGGAAAAAATGCTTTTATCACCCTCTCGCCGGGCAGCGTGATCCAGTTCCACGGTTCGGAAGGACGGCTCAGGGTCTATTTCGTCGGTTTCTCTTCCGAATTCATGGTGAACGTCAGTCTGATCCGGTCGGTCAGCGATTTCTTTCCCATGGTCATCGAGGAGCCCGTGCTCTCCCTGTCGGAGCCGGTCGCCGACCTCTATACGGACTATTACAGGCTGCTGCGTAAGAGTTTCCTGCTCCAGCATACCCGGAATCCCGAGCTGCTGAAATGCGTGCTCAACTCTTTCGTGCTGGGGATAAGCGAGATGTACCGGGAGTACGAGGGGAGCGGCAAGACGCTCACGCGCGGCGAGGAGCTGTGCAAGAAATTCGTGCAGCTGGCCATGAAACATTATGTCTCCGAGCGCAATATCACCTTCTATGCGGAGAAACTGCGGATCACTCCGCAGCACCTGAGCGCCACGGTCAAGAAGGTGACCCGCAAGAACGCGACGGAGATCATCGCCCGCATCGTGGTGATGGACGCCAAGGCCCAGCTCAAGTCCACCGACCTGACCATCCAGGAGATATCCTATTCGCTCAACTTCCCGAATGTCTCCTTTTTCGGGAAATATTTCAAGCGGCACGTGGGCATGTCGCCCAACGAGTACCGGAAAAGTTAG
- a CDS encoding OPT family oligopeptide transporter: MEETQNKPASLPDNAYRELAPGETYEPVMREGSRPREVTPYSVIFGIVMAVIFSAAAAYLGLRVGQVFEAAIPIAIIAVGMGNLLGKKNMLGQNVIIQSIGASSGVIVAGAIFTLPALYILGLEARFYQIFLSSLLGGLLGILLLIPFRKYFVKDMHGKYPFPEATATTEVLVSGEKKGNQAKLLAVSGLIGGLYDFIISTFGWWTEEISTRIADWGVALADKTKLVFKVNTGAAVLGLGYIVGLKYAAIICAGSFTVWFVLVPFLSHFGAGMTVPVGEGVTAVLGQMSPEEIFRNYARHIGIGGIAMAGVIGIIRSSKIIRQALGLAVTELRGKKGTGEGESRTQRDLPMKLILTGLIAVLFTTFVFFQFGVLHNWFFTVIALLIVLVISFLFTTVAANAIAIVGTNPVSGMTLMTLILSSLVLVSAGLSGTGGMTAAMIIGGVVCTALSMAGGFITDLKIGYWLGTTPARQEGWKFLGTAVAAATVAGVMIILNKTYGFVGEGALVAPQANAMAAVIKPLMEGGATPWMLYFAGAALALILTMIGVPALAFALGMFIPLELNTPLLVGGLISWFVSTRSGDEAKNKSRRERGTLIASGFIAGGALMGVVSALLKYFGADWFASSWNGGSGAEWLSVVMYAAIIVYFIWDSMRPVKE; encoded by the coding sequence ATGGAAGAGACCCAGAACAAACCCGCCTCGCTGCCGGACAACGCCTACCGCGAACTGGCTCCGGGCGAGACCTACGAACCCGTGATGCGCGAGGGAAGCCGTCCCCGCGAAGTGACGCCCTATTCGGTGATTTTCGGTATCGTCATGGCCGTGATCTTCTCGGCCGCCGCCGCCTACCTCGGATTGAGGGTGGGGCAGGTGTTCGAGGCCGCCATCCCGATCGCCATCATCGCCGTCGGCATGGGCAATCTGCTCGGCAAGAAGAACATGCTGGGGCAGAATGTCATCATCCAGTCGATCGGCGCCAGTTCGGGCGTGATCGTGGCGGGTGCCATCTTCACCCTGCCCGCCCTCTACATCCTCGGTCTGGAGGCCCGTTTCTATCAGATTTTCCTCTCCTCGCTGCTGGGCGGCCTGCTGGGTATCCTGCTGCTGATCCCGTTCCGGAAGTATTTCGTCAAGGACATGCACGGCAAGTATCCGTTCCCGGAGGCCACCGCCACGACCGAGGTGCTCGTCTCGGGCGAGAAGAAGGGCAACCAGGCCAAACTGTTGGCCGTGAGCGGGCTGATCGGCGGTCTGTACGACTTTATCATCAGCACGTTCGGCTGGTGGACGGAGGAGATTTCGACCCGTATCGCCGACTGGGGTGTGGCGCTGGCCGACAAGACGAAACTCGTCTTCAAGGTCAATACCGGCGCTGCCGTGCTCGGCCTCGGCTATATCGTGGGACTGAAGTATGCGGCCATCATCTGCGCCGGTTCGTTCACCGTCTGGTTCGTGCTGGTTCCCTTCCTGAGCCACTTCGGGGCCGGCATGACCGTCCCCGTAGGCGAAGGTGTGACTGCCGTGCTCGGACAGATGTCGCCGGAGGAGATATTCCGCAACTATGCCCGCCATATCGGTATCGGCGGCATCGCCATGGCCGGGGTGATCGGCATCATCCGTTCCTCGAAGATCATCCGGCAGGCACTCGGGCTGGCCGTGACGGAGCTGCGCGGAAAGAAGGGGACCGGGGAAGGTGAGTCCCGCACGCAGCGCGATCTGCCGATGAAACTGATCCTCACGGGACTGATCGCCGTGCTCTTCACCACGTTCGTCTTTTTCCAGTTCGGCGTGCTGCACAACTGGTTCTTCACGGTGATCGCCCTGCTGATCGTGCTGGTCATTTCGTTCCTGTTTACGACGGTGGCGGCCAATGCCATTGCGATCGTGGGTACGAACCCCGTGTCGGGCATGACACTGATGACGCTTATCCTCAGTTCGCTGGTGTTGGTGAGTGCCGGGCTGAGCGGTACGGGCGGCATGACGGCGGCCATGATTATCGGCGGCGTGGTTTGCACGGCGCTCTCCATGGCCGGAGGTTTTATCACCGACCTGAAGATCGGTTACTGGCTGGGCACGACGCCCGCACGGCAGGAGGGGTGGAAGTTCCTCGGTACGGCCGTGGCCGCCGCCACGGTGGCCGGAGTGATGATCATTCTCAACAAGACCTACGGTTTCGTGGGCGAAGGGGCGCTCGTGGCTCCGCAGGCCAATGCGATGGCGGCGGTCATCAAGCCCTTGATGGAGGGGGGTGCCACGCCGTGGATGCTCTACTTCGCGGGTGCGGCGCTGGCTCTGATCCTCACCATGATCGGCGTGCCCGCACTGGCCTTCGCACTGGGAATGTTCATCCCGCTCGAACTCAATACGCCGCTGCTCGTGGGCGGTCTTATCAGCTGGTTCGTCTCGACCCGCAGCGGAGACGAAGCGAAGAACAAATCGCGCCGCGAACGGGGCACGCTGATTGCTTCGGGTTTCATCGCCGGCGGAGCCTTGATGGGGGTGGTGAGCGCCCTGCTCAAGTATTTCGGGGCCGACTGGTTCGCCTCCTCGTGGAATGGCGGGAGCGGTGCGGAGTGGCTTTCCGTGGTGATGTACGCGGCTATTATCGTCTATTTCATCTGGGACTCGATGCGTCCCGTAAAAGAATAA
- a CDS encoding TonB-dependent receptor: protein MKIHNMLLTVAALFACQWGMAQKVTGYIYDESNKNAPMAGVSVYYTEKGVQKGAASDPQGYYEIEVPEGGIILTFSFLGYETQNVPLVVGRKETLSRDVYMKPASNALDAVVVSAGRFDQKLSDITVSMDVRKAQDVLKQNPSDLRATLNNMPGVDVVDKQPSIRGGSGWTYGVGSRCLILVDGMSILSPGGGEINWNSIPMENIEQVEVIKGASSVLYGSSALNGLINVRTSRPGQDPVTRINAYMGVYGNPDNEDYIWWDRTFWKEGKYEVNPLMRRTVLYGIRNPIYNGLDLSHSRRIGAWDVSGSLNLFSDEGYKEGGYNKRVRVGGNVTHHDPAVDGLHYGMNLSFMSDEAADVFLWRSPQEAYRQSPVSNMSRQSNQFYLDPFITYYNRSNNTSHKIKGRLYFDSNNINTRTTDKSIFDILHNMGFNYDQSIPELTNHWEEIVASMVPTIAGGNADEIIGMIGRTGKHFFPDATSADYMDLISWLMGNAPSLLSSGNIQDNILTWVLNPDKGGRQRLVHPDRTSSYYLDYQFNKTFDRGAQITAGATYEHTYITAETTGRHWSDNAALYFQYDDKFFDRLNLSLGARFEYYRVDNNLREAETKVFGTDIPVKPVLRAGLNYQLGKASFLRASFGQGYRYPSITEKFIRQDIGGIGAFPNPNLKAESGYNVEVGFKQGYKIGPFQGYLDVAGFYTQYKDMIEFNIGLFNSRAPYDYIDHLGQVLDMLLAGQMPSIGAQFSNVSRARIYGVDFSVNGVCNINPHTNLTYNLGYVYTEPEDMDYKERNAIEAGYTDPLQMKQKSNTSKYLKYRQKHSAKAVLDLQWKRLTLGTNLGWKSKTLAVDYFMTDERPKARPEIMDYVRNLMFGDLAGYWRDHNKGHFTMDVRAGVRVTSNVRFQLSVNNLTNKEYSLRPMDVSAPRTFVLQVGATF from the coding sequence ATGAAGATACACAACATGCTCCTGACCGTTGCGGCCCTCTTCGCATGCCAGTGGGGAATGGCCCAGAAAGTCACGGGTTACATATACGACGAAAGCAACAAGAACGCCCCGATGGCCGGAGTCAGCGTCTACTATACGGAGAAAGGGGTCCAGAAAGGCGCCGCATCCGACCCGCAGGGATATTACGAGATCGAGGTGCCGGAAGGCGGCATCATACTCACCTTCAGTTTCCTGGGATATGAAACCCAAAACGTCCCGCTGGTGGTGGGCCGCAAGGAGACCCTTTCGCGGGACGTCTATATGAAACCCGCCTCGAACGCGCTGGACGCCGTGGTGGTCAGCGCCGGACGGTTCGACCAGAAACTGAGCGACATCACCGTGTCGATGGACGTGCGCAAGGCGCAGGACGTGCTCAAACAGAATCCATCCGACCTGCGGGCCACGCTGAACAACATGCCCGGCGTGGACGTGGTGGACAAACAACCCTCTATCCGCGGCGGCAGCGGCTGGACGTACGGCGTGGGCAGCCGCTGCCTGATCCTGGTGGACGGCATGTCGATCCTCTCGCCGGGCGGCGGGGAGATCAACTGGAACTCGATCCCGATGGAGAACATCGAACAGGTAGAGGTCATCAAGGGAGCCTCCTCCGTACTGTACGGTTCATCGGCCCTCAACGGCCTGATCAACGTCCGCACGTCCCGGCCGGGTCAGGACCCCGTGACCCGCATCAACGCCTACATGGGCGTCTACGGCAATCCCGACAACGAGGACTACATCTGGTGGGACCGCACCTTCTGGAAAGAGGGCAAATACGAAGTCAACCCGCTGATGCGCCGCACGGTGCTCTACGGCATCCGCAATCCGATCTACAACGGCCTCGACCTCTCCCACTCCCGCCGGATCGGCGCCTGGGACGTGTCGGGCAGCCTGAACCTCTTCTCCGACGAAGGGTACAAGGAAGGCGGCTACAACAAACGGGTGCGCGTAGGCGGCAACGTGACCCATCACGACCCGGCGGTGGACGGGCTCCACTACGGCATGAACCTGAGTTTCATGTCGGACGAGGCGGCCGACGTGTTCCTGTGGCGTTCGCCGCAGGAGGCCTACCGCCAGTCTCCCGTCTCCAACATGTCGCGCCAGAGCAACCAGTTCTACCTCGATCCCTTCATCACCTACTACAACCGGTCCAACAACACCTCGCACAAGATCAAGGGACGGCTCTACTTCGACTCGAACAACATCAACACCCGCACCACCGACAAGTCGATCTTCGACATCCTGCACAACATGGGATTCAATTACGACCAGTCCATTCCCGAACTGACGAACCATTGGGAGGAGATCGTCGCCTCGATGGTTCCGACCATAGCGGGCGGCAATGCGGACGAGATCATCGGCATGATCGGCCGCACGGGCAAACACTTCTTCCCCGACGCCACGTCGGCCGATTACATGGACCTGATCTCCTGGCTGATGGGCAACGCCCCCTCGCTGCTCTCCTCGGGAAACATACAGGACAACATCCTGACCTGGGTGCTGAATCCCGACAAAGGGGGCCGGCAGCGGCTGGTCCATCCCGACCGCACCTCGTCCTACTACCTCGACTACCAGTTCAACAAGACATTCGACCGCGGCGCCCAGATCACGGCGGGAGCCACCTACGAACACACCTACATCACCGCCGAGACCACGGGCCGGCACTGGAGCGACAACGCGGCCCTCTATTTCCAGTACGACGACAAATTCTTCGACCGGCTGAACCTCTCGCTCGGGGCGCGGTTCGAATACTACCGGGTGGACAACAACCTGCGCGAGGCGGAAACGAAAGTTTTCGGCACGGACATTCCCGTCAAGCCCGTCCTGCGGGCCGGACTGAACTACCAGTTGGGCAAGGCGAGCTTCCTGCGGGCCTCTTTCGGACAGGGTTACCGGTACCCTTCGATCACCGAAAAGTTCATCCGCCAGGACATCGGCGGCATCGGCGCCTTCCCGAACCCCAATCTGAAAGCGGAAAGCGGATACAACGTGGAGGTGGGTTTCAAACAGGGCTACAAGATCGGGCCGTTCCAGGGATACCTGGACGTGGCCGGCTTCTACACGCAATATAAGGATATGATCGAGTTCAACATCGGTCTGTTCAACAGCCGGGCGCCCTACGATTACATCGACCATCTGGGACAGGTGCTGGACATGCTCCTCGCCGGACAGATGCCGAGCATCGGCGCCCAGTTCTCCAACGTGAGCCGGGCGCGTATCTACGGCGTGGACTTCTCCGTCAACGGCGTCTGCAACATCAACCCCCACACGAACCTCACCTACAACCTGGGCTACGTCTACACCGAGCCCGAGGACATGGATTACAAGGAGCGCAACGCCATCGAGGCGGGCTACACCGATCCGCTGCAGATGAAACAAAAGTCCAACACGTCCAAATACCTGAAATACCGCCAGAAGCACTCGGCCAAAGCGGTGCTCGACCTGCAGTGGAAACGGCTCACGCTGGGCACCAACCTCGGCTGGAAGAGCAAGACGCTGGCCGTGGACTATTTCATGACGGACGAACGGCCCAAGGCCAGACCCGAAATCATGGACTACGTCCGCAACCTGATGTTCGGCGACCTGGCCGGCTACTGGCGCGACCACAACAAGGGCCACTTCACGATGGACGTAAGGGCCGGAGTCAGGGTCACGAGCAACGTACGGTTCCAGCTGAGCGTCAACAACCTGACCAACAAGGAATACAGTCTCCGCCCGATGGACGTGTCCGCCCCTCGCACCTTCGTCCTGCAGGTCGGAGCCACATTTTGA
- a CDS encoding AI-2E family transporter → MTVREQYWKYSLFVLILGLGATIFVELTPFLGGILGAVTIYVLLRGQMNRLTERKHWKRPWAAMLLLAEAVLCFLIPISLIVWMFVGKIQDATLDPQSVIEPAEHIAALIRDKTGYDLLDRSNLDSLIALLPKVGQWLMESIGSFVVNVLVLLFVLYFMLIGGRNMETYLREILPFNHADTDRVLREIHMIVRSNAIGIPLLAVLQGAVAYLGYLIFGVPSPLFWGVLTCFSTIIPLLGTALIWFPLAVYLAMTGNWGYAIGLAVYALIVISQTDNLGRFIMQKKMADTHPLVTIFGVVIGLSLFGFMGVVFGPLLLAIFILCVRIFKKKYLEKSPETSHVKKPRNG, encoded by the coding sequence ATGACCGTCAGGGAACAATACTGGAAATATTCGCTCTTCGTGCTGATCCTCGGGCTCGGCGCGACGATCTTCGTCGAACTGACCCCGTTTCTGGGCGGCATACTGGGTGCGGTGACGATCTACGTGCTGCTGCGCGGCCAAATGAACCGGCTGACAGAACGCAAACACTGGAAACGTCCCTGGGCGGCCATGCTGCTGCTGGCCGAAGCCGTGCTCTGTTTTCTGATCCCGATCTCGCTGATCGTATGGATGTTCGTCGGGAAGATACAGGACGCCACCCTCGATCCGCAATCCGTCATCGAACCCGCGGAGCACATCGCCGCCCTGATCCGCGACAAGACGGGCTACGACCTGCTCGACCGCAGCAACCTCGACAGCCTGATCGCCCTGCTGCCGAAAGTGGGCCAGTGGCTGATGGAGAGCATCGGCAGTTTCGTCGTCAACGTGCTGGTACTGCTCTTCGTCCTCTACTTCATGCTGATCGGAGGCCGGAACATGGAGACCTATCTCCGGGAAATCCTCCCCTTCAACCATGCCGACACCGACCGGGTTCTGCGGGAAATCCACATGATCGTCCGCTCCAACGCCATCGGCATCCCCCTGCTGGCCGTCCTGCAGGGGGCGGTGGCCTATCTCGGATACCTGATCTTCGGAGTGCCCAGCCCGCTGTTCTGGGGCGTACTGACCTGCTTCTCCACGATCATTCCCCTGCTCGGGACCGCCCTCATCTGGTTCCCGCTGGCCGTTTATCTGGCGATGACCGGAAACTGGGGCTATGCCATCGGGCTGGCCGTCTATGCCCTGATCGTCATCTCGCAGACGGACAACCTGGGACGGTTCATCATGCAGAAGAAGATGGCCGACACCCACCCGCTGGTCACGATTTTCGGAGTGGTGATCGGCCTCTCCCTGTTCGGTTTCATGGGTGTCGTCTTCGGACCGCTCCTGCTGGCGATCTTCATCCTCTGCGTCCGCATCTTCAAGAAAAAATACCTCGAAAAAAGCCCGGAAACATCTCACGTGAAAAAGCCGCGGAACGGATAG
- a CDS encoding DUF3078 domain-containing protein, with protein sequence MKKRMTMFAALLLAAGVTAQEKADTTYWTLEGVAGINLSQVSLSNWAAGGDGSMAFDLMFNYSADYKRDRHLWQNRLELAYGLNNTSSNGTRKTNDKIYLSSTYGYRVAKNLYLSGLLTFNTQFANGYDYSGDEPVFMSQFMAPGYLSVGAGLTWTPKRWFTATLAPATWRGTFVTDTRLSDTGAFGVDPGRRLLSEFGGNLRLEASYEFLPNMTVYSRLDLFSDYLRKPENVDVRWDVQLQMKINKWFSANLTLNSIYDDDIKIPQKDGVAGPRFQFKEVLGIGLQARF encoded by the coding sequence ATGAAAAAACGAATGACGATGTTTGCCGCGCTGTTGCTCGCTGCAGGCGTGACGGCGCAGGAAAAGGCCGACACCACCTACTGGACTCTGGAGGGTGTGGCCGGAATCAATCTCTCGCAGGTGAGCCTGAGCAACTGGGCGGCGGGCGGCGACGGCTCGATGGCCTTCGACCTGATGTTCAATTACAGCGCCGACTACAAGCGGGACCGCCACCTGTGGCAGAACCGGCTGGAGCTGGCCTACGGGCTGAACAACACCTCGTCCAACGGCACCCGCAAGACCAACGACAAGATCTACCTCTCCTCCACATACGGTTACCGGGTGGCGAAGAACCTGTATCTGAGCGGACTGCTTACGTTCAACACCCAGTTCGCCAACGGATACGACTACTCGGGCGACGAACCCGTCTTCATGTCGCAGTTCATGGCGCCCGGTTATCTGAGCGTCGGGGCCGGTCTGACCTGGACCCCGAAAAGGTGGTTCACCGCCACGCTCGCGCCGGCCACCTGGCGGGGAACATTCGTCACCGACACGCGCCTTTCCGACACGGGGGCTTTCGGGGTCGATCCGGGCAGGCGGCTGCTCTCCGAATTCGGCGGCAACCTCCGGTTGGAGGCGTCCTACGAGTTCCTTCCCAATATGACGGTCTATTCGCGTCTGGATCTGTTTTCGGACTATCTGCGCAAGCCCGAGAACGTGGACGTGCGTTGGGACGTGCAGTTGCAGATGAAGATCAACAAGTGGTTCTCGGCCAACCTGACCCTCAATTCGATCTACGACGACGATATCAAGATTCCGCAGAAGGACGGTGTCGCCGGGCCCCGTTTCCAGTTCAAGGAGGTGCTGGGAATCGGGCTGCAGGCGCGTTTCTGA
- a CDS encoding DUF4925 domain-containing protein — protein MKRTKWPHLLWTIAVAGVLLSCNDGNGGPSEEAVQPTLAESLSTVYSNKTYPTDSLVLYYTSSSVPLLGQDVKFETEDLKTGTLTLYNVVPGEAETVLSGLTLKEATDAPDKLTFSYKTVTTETGVRLTLASKSNVRPGRLELIFSSVTFPANRFSKNTEGKGWWALRPYDDQTSAGSIYLDWRLTPGTYTFTDEETGETETVEVTPENAGDPISLALGPILGGMMKGIVQQLIPNILGHINFSTNGNIQARYNANGLSGDADWQVSPANNLCFFYTKDDRLYVIPNIEMIVRQIKANQAASRSSIGTDDIQAILTRLSVWITQGAPFRIKDNADGSTTVYLETEQLEPLLVLLPMLTSLLPEDMQSLAPMLGKLTRLGAVTEHFELGLTLVPSQQPAE, from the coding sequence ATGAAAAGGACAAAATGGCCGCACCTGTTGTGGACGATTGCCGTCGCGGGAGTGCTCCTCTCCTGCAACGACGGCAACGGCGGCCCTTCGGAAGAAGCGGTCCAGCCTACACTGGCGGAATCGCTGAGCACGGTCTATTCGAACAAGACCTACCCGACCGATTCGCTCGTACTCTACTACACCTCTTCATCGGTTCCCTTGCTGGGGCAGGATGTGAAATTCGAAACGGAAGACCTGAAGACAGGCACACTCACCCTCTACAACGTCGTCCCCGGGGAAGCGGAGACGGTGCTCTCCGGACTGACCCTGAAAGAGGCGACGGATGCTCCGGACAAACTGACCTTTTCCTATAAAACGGTCACGACGGAGACCGGCGTACGTCTCACCCTGGCCAGCAAATCGAACGTCCGGCCGGGGCGGCTCGAACTGATCTTCAGCAGCGTCACCTTTCCTGCCAACCGGTTCAGCAAAAACACGGAAGGCAAGGGCTGGTGGGCTCTCAGACCCTACGATGACCAGACCTCCGCAGGGAGCATCTACCTGGACTGGCGGCTGACTCCGGGCACTTACACCTTCACCGACGAAGAGACCGGAGAGACGGAGACCGTGGAAGTGACACCGGAAAATGCCGGAGACCCCATCTCACTGGCCCTGGGCCCGATCCTGGGAGGCATGATGAAGGGAATCGTCCAGCAGCTCATCCCCAACATACTGGGGCACATCAACTTCAGCACGAACGGAAATATTCAGGCACGGTACAACGCCAACGGCCTCTCCGGAGATGCCGACTGGCAGGTCTCGCCCGCCAACAACCTCTGTTTCTTCTACACGAAAGACGACCGTCTGTATGTCATTCCGAACATCGAGATGATCGTACGGCAGATCAAGGCGAACCAGGCAGCCTCCCGTTCCTCGATCGGCACGGACGACATACAGGCCATCCTGACCCGTCTCAGCGTGTGGATCACACAGGGCGCCCCCTTCAGGATCAAAGACAACGCAGACGGTTCGACGACCGTGTACCTCGAAACGGAACAACTCGAACCGCTGCTGGTGCTGCTCCCGATGCTCACTTCGCTGCTGCCCGAGGACATGCAGTCGCTTGCGCCGATGCTCGGCAAGCTCACCCGCCTGGGCGCCGTGACGGAACATTTCGAACTGGGCCTGACGCTCGTCCCCTCCCAGCAACCGGCCGAATGA
- the pepT gene encoding peptidase T, whose translation MELKERFLKYVAFDTQSDPGSETFPSTAKQLALLNHLMEEMIGLGLTEVEIDPNGYVMGSIPASPGYEDKPVIGFISHVDTSPDMKGSEIRPQVIGRYDGGDIVLNGELVMRVAEFPELAFFKGHTLITTDGTTLLGADDKAGVAEIMTAAEYLMTHPEWKHGKIRIGFTPDEEIGRGVDFFDVERFGARFAYTVDGGFEGELEYENFNAAGVKITIQGRNIHPGYAKDKMINALQVACDLHALLPAVQRPEHTEGYEGFYHLTSLSGTVEQARMEYIVRDHSRECFEAKKKYLADAVALLAERYGEGVVSLEVRDQYYNMREMVEPYPEVIAKAEQAMEMAGVVPVIRPIRGGTDGARLSYMGLPCPNLFTGGMNFHGKYEYCSLDTMHKAVQTILNLAKLWGE comes from the coding sequence ATGGAACTGAAAGAACGATTTCTGAAATACGTCGCTTTCGATACGCAGAGCGATCCCGGAAGCGAAACGTTTCCTTCGACCGCCAAACAGCTCGCCTTGCTGAATCACCTGATGGAGGAGATGATCGGGCTGGGGCTGACGGAGGTCGAGATCGACCCCAACGGCTATGTCATGGGATCGATTCCCGCTTCGCCGGGATATGAGGACAAACCCGTCATCGGTTTTATCTCCCATGTGGATACGAGCCCCGACATGAAGGGGTCGGAGATCCGTCCGCAGGTGATCGGGCGTTACGACGGGGGCGATATCGTCCTGAACGGGGAACTCGTGATGCGCGTGGCCGAATTTCCGGAACTCGCCTTTTTCAAGGGACATACGCTGATCACCACCGACGGTACCACGCTGCTCGGTGCCGACGACAAGGCCGGTGTGGCGGAGATCATGACTGCGGCCGAGTATCTCATGACCCATCCCGAGTGGAAACACGGCAAAATCCGGATCGGTTTCACGCCCGACGAGGAGATCGGCCGGGGAGTGGATTTCTTCGACGTGGAGCGTTTCGGCGCCCGGTTTGCCTACACGGTGGACGGCGGGTTCGAGGGCGAGCTGGAGTACGAGAACTTCAATGCCGCCGGAGTGAAGATAACGATCCAGGGGCGCAACATCCACCCCGGGTATGCGAAAGACAAGATGATCAATGCCCTGCAGGTGGCCTGCGACCTGCACGCGCTGCTGCCTGCCGTCCAGCGGCCGGAGCACACCGAAGGGTACGAAGGTTTCTACCACCTGACCTCCCTTTCGGGTACGGTCGAACAGGCCCGGATGGAGTATATCGTGCGCGATCATTCGCGGGAGTGTTTCGAGGCGAAGAAGAAATACCTGGCCGACGCGGTGGCTCTGCTGGCCGAACGGTATGGAGAAGGCGTCGTTTCGCTCGAAGTCCGGGATCAGTACTACAACATGCGCGAGATGGTCGAACCCTATCCCGAGGTGATCGCCAAGGCGGAGCAGGCCATGGAGATGGCCGGCGTGGTTCCGGTCATCCGCCCGATCCGGGGCGGTACGGACGGCGCACGCCTCTCCTACATGGGGCTTCCCTGTCCCAATCTTTTCACGGGCGGCATGAACTTCCACGGCAAGTACGAGTACTGTTCGCTCGACACCATGCACAAGGCGGTGCAGACGATTCTCAACCTGGCGAAGCTCTGGGGCGAGTGA
- a CDS encoding DUF3332 domain-containing protein gives MKKHGLTFLMVILLCGTVMFSSCIGSFKLTNKLHSWNQGVGSKFANELVFFCFWVLPVYEISILADVLVLNSVEFWSGSNPVADNGKTKQVKGAHGDYLVQRKKDGYKISDRRGKTNVDLRFDEETQTWMACSKGKSVRFMTFIGNNKVRMYLPEGKTMDVELSEEGVMAYRDAIGYDFSMFAAR, from the coding sequence ATGAAAAAACATGGATTAACCTTTCTGATGGTCATCCTGCTGTGCGGAACCGTCATGTTTTCATCCTGCATCGGATCGTTCAAACTGACCAACAAACTGCATTCCTGGAACCAAGGCGTGGGCAGCAAATTCGCCAACGAACTGGTGTTCTTTTGTTTCTGGGTTCTTCCGGTCTATGAAATTTCCATCCTGGCCGATGTGCTGGTTCTCAACAGTGTCGAATTCTGGTCGGGAAGCAATCCTGTCGCCGACAACGGAAAAACGAAACAGGTGAAAGGGGCGCACGGCGATTATCTGGTACAGCGCAAAAAAGACGGGTACAAAATCTCCGACCGCCGCGGCAAAACGAACGTAGACCTTCGCTTCGACGAAGAGACCCAGACCTGGATGGCATGTTCGAAAGGCAAGTCCGTTCGCTTCATGACCTTCATCGGCAATAACAAAGTACGCATGTACCTGCCCGAAGGCAAGACGATGGATGTCGAGCTTTCCGAAGAAGGTGTTATGGCATACCGCGACGCCATCGGCTACGATTTCTCCATGTTCGCCGCACGGTAG